One window of the Pseudarthrobacter sp. ATCC 49987 genome contains the following:
- a CDS encoding SOUL family heme-binding protein, whose translation MTEQQPFELVQRYKDFELRRYPAHVVAEVQVNATFDRAGNAAFRHLFNYIGGNNTSRQAVAITAPVVQGFGPPQKLAMTAPVLQSGSLTGGEESTDFVVAFVLPAGMTAETAPIPTNPDVRIRTVPGSLAAALNFSGGGSKSAFGKRNQELQAALAAAGLTAVGLPRFARFDPPFKPWFLRRNEVLQDVEQPQPAAGAAG comes from the coding sequence ATGACTGAACAGCAACCCTTCGAACTGGTCCAGCGCTACAAGGATTTCGAGTTGCGCCGGTATCCCGCGCATGTGGTGGCCGAAGTGCAGGTCAACGCGACCTTCGACCGGGCCGGCAATGCAGCGTTCCGGCACCTCTTCAACTACATCGGCGGCAACAACACGTCCCGGCAAGCGGTGGCGATTACCGCCCCGGTGGTCCAGGGCTTCGGGCCGCCACAGAAACTGGCCATGACGGCCCCGGTTCTGCAAAGCGGATCGCTGACCGGGGGAGAGGAATCAACCGATTTCGTCGTGGCCTTCGTCCTGCCGGCGGGGATGACGGCTGAGACCGCCCCTATCCCCACCAATCCGGACGTCAGGATCCGGACCGTGCCGGGCTCCCTTGCCGCTGCCCTTAACTTTTCCGGTGGCGGATCGAAGAGTGCGTTCGGGAAACGGAACCAGGAACTGCAGGCCGCGCTGGCAGCGGCCGGTCTTACCGCCGTCGGACTCCCGCGGTTCGCCCGTTTTGATCCGCCCTTCAAGCCCTGGTTCCTCCGCCGCAACGAGGTCCTCCAGGACGTCGAACAGCCCCAGCCCGCTGCCGGCGCCGCCGGGTGA
- a CDS encoding TM0106 family RecB-like putative nuclease: MFFLEPEVPGSAPDLVFSASDLVIAASCEYQLLRKLDEKLGRSPKAVFDADEMLQHAAVLGDRHERKVLDGFIDEFGHWDPAAGRGVYDVVPAGAMDRATLLAKHHESIEALRSGADVVFQAAFFDGQFHGRSDFLVRQADGSYAVFDTKLARHAKVTALLQLAAYGDQLLKAGITPDPAVTLVLGATVQLPGGGFDYVRSHHKLAEILPVFRERRDRFLALTAAHVAQPHTVQWGAPGLSACGRCDYCHEQVVATDDLLLVARMNSAQRKALHERKVFTVKELAEAHLPGANGALLRLQDQARMQSGVGPSDGGVRYLKEGTEHTISYRVVPENTLSELPQPSAGDIFFDFEGDPLWQEGATGVWGLEYLFGVIEAPTGPSDPGAFRPFWAHNREAEKQAFLDFLDYVEKRRRDHPDMHVYHYAAYEKTALRKLSVMHVAGEDTVDRWLREGLLVDLYQTVRNSIRISENSYSIKKLEPLYMGTNLRSGDVKDAGASVVAYSHYCDARDDGRAEEAATILAGISDYNEYDCLSTLELRNWLLGLARDRGIMPDGDGAPGAASSPAAGTSAAPAPDTTELHPLEVALAELADHGVGLSEDDRKAVSMLAAAVSYHRRERKAFWWAHFDRCENGPDTHHQQDRNVFLVEDAEVLEDWWKDGAKLPERRVKLIGTVSPGSDLREGSTWFRMYEPPLPAGLEGTGINGTGRNGWFGTEVLELGHEDGRDTVIIRDKLRKTIEPYSQVPVALTEDQPIQTKSLEDALAALASTVAAALQSNPPVFPRHPALDLVRRVAPRLASGAPLPAPGEGPDRFVDAITEAVGALDHSYVAVQGPPGTGKTHVGSHVIARLVARGWKVGVVGQSHAVVENLLTTAVTKAGVDPLRVAKDVKHREPLPWAQRSASDVARLLGSPGGALIGGTAWTMTGANVPAGSLDLLVIDEAGQFSLANTLAVAQASSRLLLLGDPQQLPQVSQGSHPEPVDESALGWVSASHATLPPELGYFLADSWRMTSDLCRAVSELSYEGKLRSAPAADLRRLEGVPAGILTVLVEHSGNVTSSREEAAEVVRQVRRHLGLSWHTVDGTRPLDLADILVVAAYNAQVNVIREALDGAGLSGVRVGTVDKFQGQEAAVVMVSMACSAVAEAPRGMEFLLSRNRINVAVSRGQWRAVVIRAPELTNYLPTHPEGLEQLGGFIGLCQRSVATS; encoded by the coding sequence GTGTTTTTTCTTGAACCGGAAGTGCCGGGTTCCGCACCGGACCTGGTTTTCTCCGCGAGCGACCTCGTGATCGCTGCCAGCTGCGAGTATCAGCTGTTGCGCAAGCTCGATGAGAAGCTGGGCCGCTCCCCCAAAGCGGTATTCGACGCCGACGAAATGCTCCAGCACGCGGCCGTGCTGGGTGACCGCCACGAGCGAAAGGTCCTGGATGGTTTCATTGACGAGTTCGGCCACTGGGATCCTGCCGCCGGCCGCGGCGTGTACGACGTCGTCCCGGCCGGGGCCATGGACCGCGCCACGCTGCTGGCCAAGCACCATGAGTCCATCGAGGCCCTGCGCTCCGGCGCCGACGTCGTATTCCAGGCGGCTTTCTTCGACGGGCAATTCCATGGCCGCTCCGACTTCCTGGTCCGCCAGGCCGACGGCAGCTACGCCGTGTTCGATACCAAGCTTGCCCGCCATGCGAAGGTCACCGCGCTGCTCCAGCTTGCCGCCTATGGGGACCAGTTGCTGAAGGCCGGGATCACGCCGGACCCGGCAGTGACCCTGGTCCTCGGCGCCACGGTCCAGCTCCCGGGCGGTGGCTTCGACTACGTCCGCAGCCACCACAAGCTGGCGGAGATCCTGCCGGTCTTCCGCGAACGGCGGGACCGTTTCCTGGCGCTGACCGCTGCACATGTAGCGCAGCCCCACACCGTGCAGTGGGGTGCCCCCGGGCTCAGCGCGTGTGGCCGCTGCGACTACTGCCACGAGCAGGTTGTGGCCACCGATGATCTGCTGCTGGTGGCGCGGATGAATTCGGCACAGCGCAAAGCACTCCATGAACGGAAGGTTTTCACGGTCAAGGAGCTCGCGGAAGCACACCTTCCCGGCGCGAACGGCGCGCTGCTGCGCCTGCAGGACCAGGCCCGGATGCAGAGCGGGGTGGGCCCGTCCGACGGCGGCGTCCGGTACCTCAAGGAGGGAACGGAACACACCATCAGCTACCGGGTGGTCCCGGAAAACACGCTCTCGGAGTTGCCGCAGCCCAGCGCGGGAGACATCTTCTTCGACTTCGAGGGCGATCCGCTGTGGCAGGAAGGCGCCACCGGAGTCTGGGGACTGGAGTACCTGTTCGGCGTCATCGAAGCGCCGACCGGGCCAAGCGACCCCGGGGCATTCAGGCCGTTCTGGGCGCACAACCGCGAGGCGGAGAAACAAGCGTTCCTCGACTTTCTCGACTACGTGGAGAAGCGTCGGCGGGACCACCCGGACATGCACGTCTACCACTACGCCGCCTACGAGAAAACTGCCCTCCGGAAGCTCTCCGTGATGCACGTTGCCGGCGAAGACACCGTCGACAGGTGGCTGCGTGAGGGGCTCCTGGTGGACCTCTACCAGACCGTCCGGAACAGCATCCGCATCTCCGAGAATTCCTACAGCATCAAGAAACTTGAGCCGCTCTACATGGGGACGAACCTGCGCTCCGGGGACGTAAAAGACGCCGGCGCCTCGGTGGTTGCCTACTCCCACTACTGCGACGCACGCGACGACGGCCGGGCCGAGGAAGCCGCAACCATCCTCGCCGGGATCTCCGACTACAACGAATACGACTGCCTCTCCACACTGGAGCTGCGGAACTGGCTCCTGGGTTTGGCCCGGGATCGCGGCATCATGCCGGACGGCGACGGCGCACCTGGTGCAGCCTCGTCCCCGGCCGCCGGCACCAGCGCGGCCCCAGCGCCGGACACCACTGAGCTGCACCCGCTGGAAGTGGCACTGGCAGAACTGGCGGATCACGGCGTCGGGCTGTCCGAGGACGACCGGAAGGCGGTTTCGATGCTGGCGGCGGCGGTCAGCTATCACCGCAGGGAGCGCAAGGCGTTCTGGTGGGCGCACTTCGACCGCTGCGAGAACGGTCCCGACACGCATCACCAGCAGGACCGCAACGTCTTCCTCGTCGAGGATGCCGAAGTGCTTGAGGACTGGTGGAAGGACGGCGCCAAGCTGCCGGAGCGGCGGGTGAAACTGATCGGCACGGTCAGCCCGGGCTCGGACCTGCGGGAGGGCAGCACCTGGTTCCGGATGTATGAGCCGCCGCTTCCGGCCGGACTTGAAGGCACGGGGATCAACGGGACCGGGCGCAATGGCTGGTTCGGCACCGAGGTTCTGGAGTTGGGTCACGAGGACGGCAGGGACACCGTCATCATCCGGGACAAGCTCCGCAAGACCATCGAACCCTACAGCCAGGTCCCCGTCGCGCTGACCGAAGACCAGCCCATCCAGACCAAGAGCCTCGAGGACGCGCTGGCTGCCCTGGCCTCCACCGTCGCCGCGGCATTGCAGTCCAACCCGCCCGTTTTCCCGCGTCATCCGGCGCTGGATCTCGTCCGCCGGGTTGCGCCGAGGCTGGCCTCCGGTGCGCCGCTACCCGCGCCCGGCGAGGGCCCGGACCGGTTCGTCGACGCGATCACGGAGGCGGTCGGCGCTTTGGACCACTCCTATGTCGCGGTCCAGGGGCCGCCCGGGACCGGCAAGACCCATGTGGGCTCCCATGTCATCGCCCGGCTGGTGGCCCGGGGCTGGAAAGTCGGCGTCGTCGGCCAGTCCCATGCCGTGGTGGAAAACCTGCTCACGACAGCCGTGACCAAGGCCGGCGTCGATCCGCTCCGCGTGGCCAAAGACGTGAAGCACAGGGAACCGCTCCCCTGGGCGCAACGCTCGGCGTCGGATGTGGCGCGCCTGCTCGGTTCCCCGGGCGGGGCGCTCATCGGCGGGACAGCCTGGACCATGACGGGAGCCAACGTCCCGGCCGGGTCCCTGGACCTGCTGGTGATCGACGAGGCCGGCCAGTTCTCGCTGGCCAACACCCTGGCCGTGGCGCAAGCCAGCAGCCGGCTCCTGCTGCTCGGCGATCCGCAGCAGTTGCCGCAGGTCAGCCAGGGCTCCCACCCCGAACCCGTGGACGAATCGGCTCTGGGCTGGGTGTCCGCCAGCCATGCCACGCTGCCGCCGGAGCTGGGCTATTTCCTGGCCGACTCATGGCGGATGACCTCGGACCTGTGCCGGGCCGTCTCCGAACTCTCCTACGAGGGCAAGCTGCGTTCAGCCCCGGCCGCGGACCTCCGGCGGCTCGAGGGAGTCCCTGCCGGGATCTTGACCGTGCTGGTGGAGCACAGCGGCAACGTCACGTCCTCGCGCGAGGAAGCCGCCGAAGTCGTCCGGCAGGTGCGGCGTCATCTCGGCCTCAGCTGGCATACGGTGGACGGCACCCGGCCCCTGGACCTTGCGGACATCCTGGTGGTGGCTGCCTACAACGCCCAGGTCAACGTGATCCGCGAGGCTTTGGACGGGGCCGGCCTGTCCGGGGTTCGAGTGGGGACCGTGGACAAGTTCCAGGGCCAGGAGGCCGCCGTCGTGATGGTGTCCATGGCGTGTTCGGCGGTGGCGGAGGCCCCGCGCGGCATGGAATTCCTGCTCTCCCGCAACCGGATCAACGTTGCGGTGTCCCGCGGCCAGTGGCGCGCCGTCGTGATCCGCGCACCTGAACTGACCAACTACCTCCCCACCCACCCCGAAGGCCTGGAACAGCTGGGCGGGTTCATCGGGCTGTGCCAGCGGTCGGTCGCGACCAGCTAA
- a CDS encoding alkene reductase, which translates to MLFSPMTLGELELPNRLVMAPLTRVRSGKEGVPGPLVVEHYRQRASLGLIVSEGTYPSRAGRGFPGQPGLVTEAQLEGWAKVTSAVHAEGGRIFAQVMHAGRVTHADTTGGHQVVAPSAIAIDGETRTYEGKQAFPVPHALTTDELPGIVQEFVTASRNAIGAGFDGVELHSANGYLLHEFLAPSANQRDDIYGGSPENRARFVIEVTRAVVDAIGADRVGIRISPEHNVQGALELDAADVRETYGILVDALAPLKLAYLSVLHKEPTSELVQDLRTRFGGTFLLNTGFGVITTREEATAIVADGHADAVVVGRPAIANPDLVRRWREGLPVNEPDQSTFYTEGAKGYTDYPAYQN; encoded by the coding sequence ATGCTGTTTTCCCCGATGACTCTCGGCGAGCTGGAACTGCCCAACCGACTCGTGATGGCGCCGTTGACCCGCGTCCGCTCCGGCAAAGAAGGCGTTCCCGGCCCGCTGGTTGTCGAGCATTACCGCCAGCGGGCCTCGCTCGGCCTGATCGTCAGTGAGGGCACGTATCCCAGCCGGGCCGGCCGGGGGTTCCCGGGCCAGCCCGGCCTGGTGACCGAAGCTCAGCTTGAGGGCTGGGCCAAGGTCACCTCCGCCGTGCACGCCGAGGGCGGCCGCATCTTCGCCCAGGTCATGCACGCCGGACGGGTTACCCATGCAGACACCACCGGCGGTCACCAGGTGGTTGCGCCCAGCGCCATCGCGATCGACGGCGAGACCCGCACCTACGAGGGCAAGCAGGCATTCCCCGTTCCGCATGCCCTGACCACCGACGAACTGCCGGGTATCGTGCAGGAGTTCGTCACCGCGTCCCGCAACGCGATCGGTGCAGGGTTCGACGGCGTTGAGCTGCACTCAGCCAACGGCTACCTGCTGCACGAATTCCTCGCCCCGTCCGCCAACCAGCGCGACGACATCTACGGCGGCTCGCCGGAGAACCGTGCGCGCTTCGTTATCGAAGTGACCCGGGCCGTGGTCGATGCCATTGGCGCCGACCGCGTGGGCATCCGCATCTCGCCCGAACACAACGTCCAGGGAGCCCTGGAGCTCGACGCGGCAGACGTCCGGGAAACCTACGGGATCCTCGTGGATGCCCTGGCGCCCCTCAAGCTCGCCTACCTGAGCGTCCTGCACAAGGAGCCGACGAGCGAACTGGTCCAGGATCTGCGCACCCGTTTCGGCGGAACCTTCCTGCTGAACACGGGCTTCGGCGTCATCACCACCCGCGAGGAAGCCACCGCGATTGTTGCGGACGGCCACGCCGACGCCGTGGTCGTCGGACGACCGGCCATCGCCAACCCGGACCTGGTCCGCCGCTGGCGCGAGGGACTCCCGGTCAACGAGCCGGACCAGTCCACCTTCTACACCGAAGGCGCCAAGGGCTACACGGACTACCCGGCGTACCAGAACTAA
- a CDS encoding 2,3-butanediol dehydrogenase, producing the protein MKAARFHAREVLRIEDIPEPELRPGAVKIAVAWCGICGTDLHEFLEGPIFTPPPGHPHPISHEEAPVTLGHEFSGTVEELGEGVTGLAVGDSVVVEPYIVCNECGPCLSGHYNLCTKLGFIGLAGGGGGLSEKVVVDTRWVHPVGDIPLDEAALIEPLAVAYHAVGRSDVKAGDVAVVGGAGPIGLLTAAVLKGLGVTTIITELSTARKEKAVSSGVADHVLDPSSDDVKARVLELTGGLGADAAFECAGVNAVLDTMLDVVKPAGVVVNVSIWGRPATVDMQKVVLKEIDLRGTIAYCGDHPAAIKLVQEGKVDLKPFITGRIALDDLVDKGFDTLINHNDTAVKIIVHP; encoded by the coding sequence ATGAAAGCAGCACGATTCCATGCCCGCGAAGTCCTCCGGATCGAAGACATTCCGGAGCCGGAGCTGCGCCCCGGAGCAGTGAAGATCGCCGTCGCCTGGTGCGGGATCTGCGGGACCGACCTCCACGAATTCCTGGAAGGGCCAATCTTCACCCCGCCGCCCGGCCACCCCCATCCGATTTCCCACGAGGAAGCCCCGGTCACCCTGGGGCACGAATTTTCCGGCACCGTCGAGGAACTCGGGGAGGGTGTGACCGGACTCGCCGTCGGAGACAGCGTGGTGGTGGAGCCATATATCGTCTGCAACGAATGCGGCCCGTGCCTCAGCGGCCACTACAACCTGTGCACCAAGCTCGGCTTCATCGGCCTGGCGGGCGGCGGCGGGGGCCTGAGTGAGAAGGTCGTCGTCGACACGCGGTGGGTCCACCCTGTCGGGGACATCCCGCTGGACGAAGCCGCACTCATCGAACCGCTCGCCGTGGCGTACCACGCCGTCGGCCGGAGCGACGTCAAGGCCGGGGACGTCGCCGTCGTCGGCGGTGCGGGCCCCATTGGTCTGCTGACCGCGGCGGTCCTGAAGGGCCTTGGCGTCACCACAATCATCACCGAGCTGTCGACGGCCCGGAAGGAGAAAGCGGTTTCCTCGGGGGTCGCGGATCATGTGTTGGACCCAAGCTCCGACGACGTCAAGGCCCGGGTGCTGGAACTGACCGGAGGCCTGGGGGCAGATGCAGCGTTTGAATGTGCGGGAGTGAACGCCGTGCTGGACACCATGCTCGACGTCGTGAAGCCCGCGGGCGTTGTGGTCAACGTGTCGATCTGGGGACGTCCTGCCACCGTGGACATGCAAAAGGTCGTCCTGAAGGAAATCGACCTCCGCGGCACCATTGCCTATTGCGGCGATCACCCGGCCGCGATCAAGCTCGTCCAGGAAGGGAAAGTCGACCTGAAGCCTTTCATCACCGGAAGAATCGCCTTGGACGACCTCGTGGACAAGGGCTTCGACACGCTCATCAACCACAACGACACCGCCGTGAAGATCATCGTCCACCCCTAG
- a CDS encoding NAD(P)/FAD-dependent oxidoreductase → MPETPNGVVEAWLAQFDEALRSHKTDDVLELFDDDSYWRDFVSFTWNLKTLEGKEDIRRMLEATLDDVRPSNWTLAEDATGDAANAEAWVNFETAQARGYAHLRLRNGKCWTLLTTMQELKGFEEKKGTNREKGVAHEITKGRKSWLELKEEQEARLGYEDQPYTVIIGGGQGGIGLGARLRRLGVPTIIIEKNERAGDSWRNRYKSLHLHDPVWYDHLPYIKFPDDWPVFAAKDKIGDWLENYTRIMELNYWSKTECTSARFDESSQEWIVEVTRDGEPVTLRPQQLVFALGVSGYPSVPTFDGAESFLGEQYHSSKHPGGGDWTGKKAVVIGSNNSAHDICADLWEHGADVTMVQRSSTHIARSESLMDLALGGLYSEKALANGVTTEKADLLFASLPYRILPEAQIPVYAEMAERDAEFYSQLEAAGFDLDFGVDGSGLFLKYLRRGSGYYIDVGASQLIIDGRVKLANGEVGKITGNAVVMANGAELEADAIIYATGYGSMNGWLADLVSPEVADAVGKCWGFGSDTPKDPGPWEGELRNMWKPTNVDNLWIHGGNLHQSRHYSNYLALQLKARMEGLPTPVFERQPTHHTR, encoded by the coding sequence ATGCCTGAGACTCCAAACGGCGTGGTCGAGGCGTGGCTGGCGCAGTTCGATGAGGCGCTGCGCAGCCACAAGACGGACGACGTGCTTGAACTGTTCGACGACGATTCGTACTGGCGCGATTTCGTCTCCTTCACCTGGAACCTCAAGACCCTGGAAGGCAAAGAGGACATCCGGCGCATGCTCGAGGCAACTCTCGACGACGTGCGGCCCAGCAACTGGACCCTGGCCGAGGACGCCACCGGGGACGCTGCCAACGCCGAGGCGTGGGTCAATTTCGAGACCGCCCAGGCCCGGGGTTACGCCCATCTGCGCCTCCGGAACGGCAAGTGCTGGACCCTGCTCACCACCATGCAGGAGCTCAAGGGCTTCGAGGAGAAGAAGGGGACCAACCGGGAGAAAGGCGTTGCCCACGAGATCACCAAGGGACGCAAATCCTGGCTGGAACTGAAGGAAGAACAGGAAGCCCGGCTCGGCTACGAAGACCAGCCCTACACCGTCATCATCGGCGGCGGCCAGGGCGGGATCGGACTGGGGGCACGGCTGCGCCGGCTCGGCGTGCCCACCATCATCATCGAGAAGAACGAACGCGCGGGCGACTCCTGGCGGAACCGCTACAAGTCCCTCCACCTCCACGACCCGGTCTGGTACGACCACCTGCCCTACATCAAGTTCCCCGACGACTGGCCGGTTTTCGCGGCCAAGGACAAGATCGGCGACTGGCTGGAAAACTACACCCGGATCATGGAGCTGAACTACTGGTCCAAAACCGAATGCACCAGCGCCCGCTTCGACGAATCCTCGCAGGAATGGATCGTGGAGGTAACGCGCGACGGCGAACCGGTCACCCTGCGCCCCCAGCAGCTGGTGTTCGCCCTGGGTGTCTCGGGCTACCCCAGCGTCCCCACGTTCGACGGCGCCGAATCCTTCCTGGGGGAGCAGTACCACTCGTCCAAGCACCCGGGCGGCGGAGACTGGACCGGAAAGAAGGCCGTGGTCATCGGCTCCAACAACTCGGCCCACGACATCTGCGCGGACCTCTGGGAACACGGCGCGGACGTCACCATGGTCCAGCGGTCCTCCACGCACATCGCCCGGAGCGAATCCCTCATGGACCTCGCCCTCGGAGGCCTGTACTCGGAGAAGGCACTCGCCAACGGGGTCACCACGGAAAAGGCCGACCTGCTCTTTGCCTCGCTGCCCTACCGGATCCTCCCCGAAGCCCAGATCCCGGTCTACGCGGAGATGGCCGAACGCGACGCCGAGTTCTACTCCCAACTCGAGGCCGCCGGCTTTGACCTGGACTTCGGCGTCGACGGCTCCGGCCTGTTCCTCAAGTACCTGCGGCGCGGCTCCGGCTACTACATCGACGTCGGCGCCTCTCAGCTGATCATCGACGGCCGGGTCAAGCTGGCCAACGGCGAGGTCGGCAAGATCACCGGGAACGCCGTCGTGATGGCCAACGGAGCGGAGCTGGAGGCGGACGCCATCATCTACGCCACCGGCTACGGATCCATGAACGGCTGGCTGGCCGATCTGGTCTCACCCGAGGTGGCCGACGCCGTCGGCAAGTGCTGGGGATTTGGTTCAGATACGCCCAAAGACCCGGGGCCGTGGGAGGGCGAACTGCGCAATATGTGGAAGCCCACCAACGTGGACAACCTCTGGATCCACGGCGGCAATCTGCACCAAAGCCGCCACTACTCCAACTATCTGGCGCTGCAGCTCAAGGCCAGGATGGAAGGGCTGCCGACGCCGGTCTTCGAGCGCCAGCCCACGCACCACACGCGCTGA
- a CDS encoding GAF domain-containing protein, giving the protein MRPGSRSITQLSDLRFSAPAEYARALRKAHEATVSGTPSPHLSPSLVKSWQRSLAMGINPDQHRPVHRHEVSEARSLSAGHRLAAVMPALSQLLADETATGRHLLIVTDHEGEVLWRVGSKQALKLADSLEFVEGADWSEAGVGTNAISEALVTGAPAQLFSAEHLVRTHHDWACTASPIRDPLTGEVLGVLDVSGSFESVTPDSLRLVRCGVRLAEELLKSAAPPVGSEHRTRNASGIDSSGRADAGVQSELMLRLLGDAPTAALDGGTRRPLTLRRAEILALLASRTQGWSADELAYEIHGDAGTASAIRTEMHRIRSLLGSMVEANPYRFSSTVRVVTDASVVAGHLRDGRVAEAFAAYPAKFLNRSNNLAIGFMRDELNEAVGASVRASGDPRLMLQWCTSDMGSSDTAAAALAGTLMGPLDPRGQLVTARMERVERELRA; this is encoded by the coding sequence ATGCGGCCGGGCAGTCGCTCCATCACGCAGCTCTCGGACCTGAGGTTTTCCGCTCCGGCGGAGTACGCGCGCGCCCTCCGGAAGGCACACGAGGCCACGGTTTCCGGCACTCCCAGTCCGCATTTGTCGCCGTCCCTCGTCAAGTCCTGGCAACGCTCCCTCGCAATGGGCATCAATCCGGACCAGCACCGGCCGGTCCACCGGCATGAAGTCTCCGAGGCGCGCTCGCTCAGTGCCGGCCACCGGCTGGCCGCGGTGATGCCTGCGCTGTCACAACTACTGGCCGATGAGACCGCGACCGGGCGCCACCTGTTGATCGTGACCGATCATGAGGGCGAAGTGCTGTGGCGCGTTGGCAGCAAACAGGCGTTGAAGCTTGCCGACTCCCTGGAGTTCGTGGAGGGGGCCGACTGGTCCGAAGCCGGGGTTGGGACCAACGCCATCAGCGAAGCCCTGGTGACAGGTGCTCCGGCGCAGCTCTTCTCGGCCGAACACCTCGTGCGGACGCATCACGACTGGGCGTGCACGGCGTCTCCGATTCGCGACCCTCTGACGGGGGAAGTCCTCGGCGTCCTGGACGTGTCCGGGTCGTTCGAATCCGTCACGCCGGACAGCCTTCGCCTGGTGCGCTGTGGCGTACGGCTGGCCGAGGAGCTGCTGAAATCTGCTGCCCCACCCGTAGGCTCCGAGCACCGGACCCGGAATGCCTCCGGGATCGATTCTTCGGGACGGGCCGACGCCGGGGTCCAGTCAGAGCTGATGCTGCGGCTGCTGGGAGACGCGCCAACTGCAGCGCTCGACGGCGGCACGCGTCGCCCGCTGACGCTGCGCCGGGCCGAGATCCTGGCGCTGCTGGCCTCCCGCACCCAAGGCTGGAGCGCCGACGAGCTGGCCTACGAGATCCACGGCGACGCGGGCACCGCGTCGGCAATCAGGACCGAGATGCACCGGATCCGCAGCCTCCTGGGCAGCATGGTGGAAGCGAACCCCTACCGCTTCTCGTCCACGGTCAGGGTGGTTACGGACGCCTCGGTGGTGGCCGGCCATTTGCGGGATGGCCGGGTTGCCGAGGCATTTGCTGCCTATCCGGCCAAGTTCCTCAACCGATCGAACAACCTCGCCATCGGCTTCATGCGCGACGAGCTCAATGAAGCCGTCGGCGCCTCCGTGCGGGCCAGCGGTGATCCCCGGTTAATGCTGCAGTGGTGCACAAGCGATATGGGCTCCTCAGACACGGCCGCTGCGGCCCTTGCTGGCACACTGATGGGCCCGCTTGACCCACGCGGCCAGCTGGTGACCGCCCGGATGGAACGGGTCGAGCGGGAACTGCGGGCGTAG
- a CDS encoding PKD domain-containing protein, translating into MIQTEFQKLPVSPGSVTAQPSPHTLRGAETNFFADAGEQQFDITILGQKVHVIAKPVQYTWSYGDGTSLGPQTAAGGSLPQDRWGEKTATSHVYTQTGDFPVVLTTHFQGTYSVNGGPPLPIPGQGQFSSPPQTVSVWRSITRNYADDCLRNPQGQGCPGVVPPAP; encoded by the coding sequence ATGATCCAAACGGAGTTCCAGAAACTGCCCGTCTCTCCAGGCTCAGTCACGGCCCAACCTAGTCCGCACACGCTCCGGGGAGCCGAGACAAATTTCTTCGCAGACGCGGGTGAGCAGCAGTTCGACATCACGATACTGGGCCAGAAAGTGCACGTCATCGCCAAGCCCGTCCAATACACCTGGAGCTACGGCGACGGGACCTCGCTGGGGCCGCAGACTGCGGCCGGAGGGTCCCTCCCGCAGGACCGCTGGGGCGAAAAGACCGCCACCAGCCACGTGTACACCCAGACCGGCGATTTCCCGGTGGTGCTGACAACCCATTTCCAAGGCACGTACTCAGTCAACGGCGGGCCGCCGTTGCCCATCCCGGGCCAGGGGCAATTCAGTTCGCCGCCGCAGACTGTGAGCGTCTGGCGCTCCATCACCCGGAACTACGCGGACGACTGCCTCCGGAACCCGCAAGGCCAGGGGTGCCCCGGCGTCGTTCCTCCTGCTCCGTAG
- a CDS encoding pyridoxamine 5'-phosphate oxidase family protein, which yields MMFEHADENPILVLDDDQSWKLIEGTKHGRLVVIVGGEPDIFPVNYAVSGRKLYLRTAPGNKLAEVTINSKVLFETDGILSDEAWSIVLRGTARVLDQSADIAAAEALGLKPWVPTLKDFYVEIEPTSVSGRHFQFGEHPEREI from the coding sequence ATGATGTTCGAACATGCAGACGAAAACCCCATCCTCGTCCTTGACGACGATCAGAGCTGGAAGCTGATTGAGGGCACCAAGCACGGCAGGCTCGTGGTCATCGTGGGCGGCGAACCCGATATCTTTCCGGTGAACTATGCCGTGAGCGGCAGGAAGCTCTATCTCCGGACTGCCCCCGGCAACAAACTCGCTGAAGTGACCATCAATTCCAAAGTGCTATTCGAAACGGATGGCATTCTCTCCGATGAGGCCTGGTCGATTGTTCTTCGCGGCACGGCCCGGGTGTTGGACCAGTCTGCCGATATCGCAGCGGCAGAGGCCTTGGGGCTGAAACCGTGGGTACCCACCCTGAAGGACTTCTACGTCGAGATCGAGCCGACCTCGGTCAGCGGTCGGCATTTCCAGTTCGGCGAGCACCCGGAGCGGGAGATCTAG